A genomic region of Pseudomonadota bacterium contains the following coding sequences:
- a CDS encoding ankyrin repeat domain-containing protein has protein sequence MENSEKEPTVLFKFRQAMDAGDAAEVMKMLHNEIAVDVDFGGGVRPLHLAVQQGPDEIVQILIAQGADPDAVTESGWTALHTAALMGNLETAQVLIDHGATLNIANDLGHRPIDLARAHKRQSMISLLDKAGKKPWQFWKK, from the coding sequence ATGGAAAATTCTGAAAAAGAACCCACAGTACTTTTCAAATTCCGGCAGGCAATGGATGCAGGCGATGCAGCCGAGGTCATGAAGATGCTCCACAACGAGATCGCCGTGGATGTGGATTTCGGCGGCGGTGTCAGGCCGCTGCATCTTGCTGTTCAGCAGGGTCCGGATGAAATCGTCCAGATACTCATTGCGCAAGGCGCCGACCCGGATGCGGTTACCGAATCAGGATGGACCGCACTGCATACCGCAGCCCTTATGGGTAATCTGGAAACCGCCCAAGTGCTTATTGATCACGGGGCCACCCTGAATATTGCCAACGATCTTGGTCACAGACCCATTGATCTTGCCAGGGCCCATAAACGGCAAAGCATGATCAGCCTGCTTGACAAGGCCGGTAAAAAGCCCTGGCAGTTCTGGAAAAAGTAG
- the pckA gene encoding phosphoenolpyruvate carboxykinase (ATP), producing MELDELVPKYGLEYLGLHSLGEVYWNLSTPALYEVSVRRFEAQIAHLGPLVVSMGQHTGRAAKDKYIVEEPETRDEIWWSKVNVRYPEERFESLFNRMLAYLRGKTVFVQDCFAGADPNFRHPVRVITEYAWHSLFARNMFIQPHDPQTVKNFRPEFTVLQCPNFHADSEEDKTRSGTFVVLNVSRKLIIIGGTAYAGEIKKSIFSALNFLLPTKEILSMHCSANVSRKDPDDVAIFFGLSGTGKTTLSADPNRDLIGDDEHGWSDDGIFNFEGGCYAKVIKLSKEAEPEIYDCTRRFGTILENVSVDPGNRKVDLDDDSLTENTRASYPLSHLPSYVESGMGVHPRTIIMLTADAFGVLPPLAKLSTEQAMYHFISGYTAKVAGTEKGVTEPTATFSACFGAPFMMRHPSVYAQLLEKKIKKNNSICWLVNTGWSGGPYGVGSRMKIRFTRALLNAVLDGTIANIEMYEDPIFGFQVPRQVPGVPDEILDPRGTWADKEAYDAQASKLARLFIENFEQYKDKSPAKVIAAGPRIV from the coding sequence ATGGAACTGGATGAACTTGTACCGAAATATGGCCTTGAGTATCTGGGGTTGCACAGTCTTGGCGAGGTGTATTGGAACCTTTCGACGCCGGCCCTGTATGAGGTCTCGGTTCGGCGTTTTGAGGCTCAGATCGCCCATCTGGGGCCGCTGGTTGTATCCATGGGGCAGCATACGGGCCGCGCTGCAAAGGATAAGTACATAGTCGAGGAACCCGAGACCCGCGATGAGATCTGGTGGAGCAAGGTCAATGTCCGTTATCCTGAAGAACGGTTTGAATCGCTTTTTAACCGGATGCTGGCATATCTGCGGGGAAAAACGGTTTTTGTACAGGACTGCTTTGCCGGGGCTGATCCTAATTTCAGACATCCGGTGCGGGTGATTACCGAATATGCCTGGCATAGCCTGTTTGCCAGAAATATGTTTATTCAGCCCCATGACCCGCAGACCGTTAAGAATTTCCGCCCGGAATTCACCGTGCTTCAATGTCCGAATTTTCATGCCGACAGTGAAGAAGACAAGACCCGAAGCGGCACTTTCGTGGTGCTTAATGTCAGCCGCAAACTGATCATCATCGGCGGCACTGCCTACGCGGGGGAGATCAAGAAATCAATTTTTTCAGCGCTTAATTTTCTGCTGCCGACAAAAGAAATACTTTCCATGCACTGCTCGGCAAATGTCAGCAGAAAAGACCCTGATGATGTGGCGATTTTCTTCGGTCTTTCCGGGACCGGCAAGACAACCCTTTCCGCGGACCCCAACCGTGATCTGATCGGCGATGACGAGCACGGCTGGTCCGATGACGGCATCTTTAACTTTGAGGGTGGCTGCTATGCCAAGGTGATCAAGCTGTCCAAGGAGGCTGAGCCTGAAATATATGATTGCACCCGGCGTTTCGGAACAATCTTAGAAAATGTCAGTGTTGATCCGGGGAACAGAAAGGTGGATCTGGACGATGACAGCCTTACGGAAAACACCCGCGCTTCCTATCCGCTTTCACACCTGCCGAGCTATGTAGAGTCCGGCATGGGAGTCCACCCGCGAACAATTATCATGCTTACCGCCGATGCCTTTGGCGTATTGCCGCCCCTGGCAAAGCTTTCAACCGAACAGGCAATGTATCATTTTATCAGCGGCTACACTGCGAAAGTGGCGGGCACCGAAAAAGGCGTCACCGAACCCACGGCAACCTTCAGCGCCTGTTTCGGAGCGCCGTTCATGATGCGCCATCCTTCGGTCTATGCTCAGCTTCTGGAAAAAAAGATCAAAAAGAATAATTCCATCTGCTGGCTGGTGAATACCGGTTGGTCCGGCGGGCCATACGGGGTCGGCTCCAGGATGAAGATCCGGTTCACCCGCGCCCTGCTCAATGCCGTTCTGGATGGCACTATCGCAAACATTGAAATGTATGAGGATCCGATTTTCGGGTTTCAAGTGCCACGGCAGGTTCCCGGGGTTCCTGATGAAATTCTTGATCCTCGCGGGACCTGGGCCGACAAGGAGGCTTATGATGCCCAGGCGAGCAAGCTTGCCCGGCTTTTTATAGAGAATTTCGAACAGTATAAAGACAAGTCACCGGCGAAAGTTATTGCCGCCGGGCCTCGCATTGTCTAA
- a CDS encoding PilZ domain-containing protein: MDYRENRIQVAMSSTVSDGNFFYEGMVANVSRSGLRISDLPKRFDPHAKKCTTVITGKGESYKLVLEPCWSKDDGLYQEVGFRIISSPLDWALFMDEIDSDDADIWGANA, from the coding sequence ATGGACTACAGGGAAAACAGGATTCAAGTGGCAATGTCATCCACCGTTTCCGACGGAAATTTCTTTTATGAAGGCATGGTGGCTAATGTTTCACGATCGGGTCTGCGGATATCAGATCTCCCCAAACGGTTTGATCCTCATGCAAAAAAATGCACTACTGTCATAACCGGCAAAGGTGAAAGTTATAAGCTCGTGCTGGAGCCTTGCTGGTCAAAAGACGACGGTCTTTATCAGGAAGTTGGTTTCAGAATTATTTCATCCCCTTTAGATTGGGCATTGTTCATGGATGAAATTGATTCTGATGATGCTGATATCTGGGGCGCCAACGCCTGA